The Infirmifilum lucidum DNA segment TCCAAAGGCATGCATCTGGGACGACAGGAAGATTGAACGTATCCTTTTTGACTGTTCTTTCTTGGCGAAATACGTTACCGTCTTCTCGTATATCCTGTATATCTCCTCGGCGTCTTGTTCTGCGATGCCTCCACCTGTATACATAGGTATCTTCTGCGAGAAGCTATCAATTATTCTTCCATCCTCTACTCGAAAAAGTGCAGCTTTTAGGTTAGTAGTTCCGATGTCAACTGCTAAAAGAAGCTCACTCATCCTCTTTTCACATTTTTACAGCTCCTTTGATTAGCCCTACAACGACGTACTTTTGAACGAACATGTAGATCACTGCCGGAACAATCCCGGCGAAAATGGCTGTTGCCGCAAGCCCTCCAGGGTCTACTATTTCTCCGCCGAAAAGGAAGAATGTTGTCGCGATGGGCAGCGTATAGTATTTGCTTGTATTTAGGAGAATTAGTGCGAAGAGGAGGTCATTCCAAGACAGTGTAAACGAGAAGATAAAAGCCGTTACAAAACCGGGTACCGCAACAGGTACTACAATCCTCCATAGAGCTTCGAATCTGGTACAACCGTCTATAAGGGCTGCCTCCTCAAGGCTTACAGGTATTCCATAGAAGTAGCTTCTCATCATCAGTGTAGAGTAGGGAAGAGTATAGGCTAAGTGAACTAAAGCCAACCCTATCAGGCTATTGTACAATCCTATCGCCCTGATAATGA contains these protein-coding regions:
- a CDS encoding carbohydrate ABC transporter permease — translated: MPTRQNLYKRIVIVFGSTLLLLWIIVPSFWAFKTSLSPHEEAWKPLPSRMTLDHYISLFSPTYEAILRGQGLRATIPDPMIIYISNSFIVSLVASILGVFFGSLAGYSLARFNYPGKRFVVWLVLFAYVFPVFTLMVPITLIIRAIGLYNSLIGLALVHLAYTLPYSTLMMRSYFYGIPVSLEEAALIDGCTRFEALWRIVVPVAVPGFVTAFIFSFTLSWNDLLFALILLNTSKYYTLPIATTFFLFGGEIVDPGGLAATAIFAGIVPAVIYMFVQKYVVVGLIKGAVKM